aaaattatttctattattttctcttttttatatacaaaataactaaattatgaatcctatgttttaaatattaaatcctaCCTTCTCAAATATTAAGGTGTGGACATTTTCATGGctacaagcaaagaaaaaaataataatttatacaaaaaaaattgttttaagcATTTTTTCAAGCATGCAGTGTTAAACCCAACATACATGCTTGCAAAAATACTTTAAACATTTTGTATCCATGCTTGCAAAAAtactttatacatttttttaaagcaTACATGTGTTAATTAGTCAAACTCACAGTCATATGGTAGAGcagattaatattaatattttgaacaATACTTCGGTTCACCCCTAGAGGTGAACCCCTTTGTTCACCCCCTCTAATgttaaccaataaaaacatgCCACCTAAGACTAAATTTAAACcatatattgaattaaaaaaataaaacaaaagctgTTTTGACGTCGTTAACGTCGTTGACGTCTCccatcttttacatttttttttctcggccccctgtcttatatatatattatacaatagTTTTAGGCTATTATTactgattagggtttttgttcatCTTTAATCGGTAGGTCTACTTcatcaatacttttttttttttggttaaactttggatactttctctttttattctttattgGGTTCTTCGTAACAAACGCTAATCAGAAGTTTTTCACAAATTTACAGAGGAAGACAGAGATAATATCAATTTAGACATCTAGAAGAAGGAAAACTTCAGTGTTATACAAACATCAACTTGTCAGGTGAAGTTACGCagattctcttttttgttttgggtgcCAATATGAAGTAGTTTCAGATTCTCTTATCATtattaaactaatatatttttaaaaattagtggTGAAAAATAGAGGTATTGTAATCGATACATATGTGTGagtttctatattaaaatatttatggaTTATGTTTTTCAGGTCATCTTTTTCTCTGTTGTGTGTTGATCCGGATATATTGAAGTCTGGATTTGGTGGATGTTAACAAAGACGTACTAATTCCGCAAGGTAAGACGTAAACAtcaattaaaagatttttttttctaagtataTTTACTAGGAGATATATGTTCGAGATATATGGTGCATCaaaagatgaatttttttttctataaattaaaaaatttattaaatgttatagtttttttttgagacagtttttgtttgtaaatttataaaataaactgtgaggaaataaaacataattatttatcaaccctcaaaattttaattttaccaatCCGCCCATATGTAAcatttaatcaaaaattttaatagattgagtaacatatatttgttttaaaaaaaatcaaatcacaacatatgcataaaatacatatttattaatcatatgtattatatgataatttaaaataatttgttaataagatcacaacatatgcataaaataatttgtttatacatatttaagattttcttagtttacaatttaatttacagtttttttacCCTTAATAAGAAATTTTACAAAGTGGTTTTTCAAATAATAgtacatatatagtaatattaaaTGGTTAATGCAGATTAATTGCAATGGAGAATAGTTATATAAGTGAAGATTTTTCCCCCAAGGAAGATTATGATTCAATAAGTGTAGACACCGCTTCAGTTAGTGAATCtgtagaaaaagaagataacatAGCCAACAATGAGAATTATGTCCAAACTGAAGAGGTTGTTATTCTAGAAGCAAACATNcaaaattttaattttaccaatCCGCCCATATGTAAcatttaatcaaaaattttaatagattgagtaacatatatttgttttaaaaaaaatcaaatcacaacatatgcataaaatacatatttattaatcatatgtattatatgataatttaaaataatttgttaataagatcacaacatatgcataaaataatttgtttatacatatttaagattttcttagtttacaatttaatttacagtttttttacCCTTAATAAGAAATTTTACAAAGTGGTTTTTCAAATAATAgtacatatatagtaatattaaaTGGTTAATGCAGATTAATTGCAATGGAGAATAGTTATATAAGTGAAGATTTTTCCCCCAAGGAAGATTATGATTCAATAAGTGTAGACACCGTTTCAGTTAGTGAATCtgtagaaaaagaagataacatAGCCAACAATGAGAATTATGTCCAAACTGAAGAGGTTGTTATTCTAGAAGCAAACATAGAAAGTGAGCTGAAAGATGAACTATGTATTGGCATGGAGTTTAGCTCTGATGAGACTGCTCATACAACTTACCAAAAGTATGGAGGCAGTCATGGTTTTGACGTAAGGAAACAACAAAGGAcgataaaaaaagagaaggtaGTAAGGCTTCGTTATGTTTGCTCAAAGGAGGGGTATAGGAAAGAAACTAATGACGAAAAATCTTATTCACAACCAATCACACGTTGTGGTTGTAATGCTCATATGACGTGCTACCTACAGAAGAACGAAAGATATAAGATTGTGTCTTTTGAGCAGAACCATAACCATGATTTAGTGATGACACCTATGAAGCATTTGTTAAGGGGCAATCGTGCATTATCtatctctcaaaaacaacatgCTGATGATGCTGAGATGTCAGGAATTTCAGCAAAAGCAAATGTTGAAATGATGAGTAGAGAAGTTGGGGGACGAGAAAATCTGGGGTTTTTGGCGAAAGACTATCAAAGTTACATATACCGAAAGCGAATGGCAAAAATGGAAAAGGGAGATGCTAGAGCAGTTTTGGAAtactttcagaaaaaaaaaagggagtaaTTCATCATTCTTTTATTCAATGCagcttgatgaagatgatatgaTCACTAATATCTTTTGGGCATATGATCGGTCTATAAGTGATTACAATCTTTTTGGAGATGTTGTTTGCTTCGACACAACTTATAAGACTAACGAGTATGATAGACCCTTTGCTCCATTTGTCGGAGTTAATCATCACAAGCAAACTGTAGTGTTTGGTGCTGCTCTTTTATATGATGAAACTATTGAGTCATATAAGTGGCTTTTCGAGACTTTTCTTGGAGCAATGTCtggaaaacaaccaaaaacaattcTGACTGATCAATGTGCAGCAATGGCGAATGCAATAGTGAAGGTATTTCCTGAAACaaaacataggttatgtgttTGGCATATTTATCAGAATGCTGCAAAGAAGTTGAGTCATGTATTTCATGGAGCAGAACAATTTGCCATGGACTTTAGTAAGTGTGTATATGACCATGAGGAAGAACAAGATTGGTTATTGGCATGGAGTGATATGCTCGAGAAGCATAAATTGACGGAGGATAAATGGTTgaagaatttgtttgagctcAAAGAAAAATGGGCAATGGTATATGGACGTCATAATTTTACAGCAGATATGGTGAGCACACAACGTAGTGAAAGTatgaataatatattgaaaaaatatttgaagcGTAGTTATAACTTGTTGTGCTTCTTTGGACACTATGAGAGAGTGTTGGAGGATCGAAGATACAAGGAATTGATTGCTGACTTCAATATGATGTATACCTCGCCGATATTATGTGCTAATGTAGAAAATGTTGCAACATGCACAGGAAGTGTATACGCCTGAAGTTTTTAGCTTGCTCCAGAGGCAATATATAGTTATCGGTGATTATGTTGCTACAAAAGTCAGTAAGTCTGAGATGGTGTATGAATACAAAGTATCTTATCGTGGTGTGGCACGAGAGCATTTGGTTAATTATGATGCTATAAGCCAAACAATACATTGTGGTTGCATGAAGTTTTCTTTTGCTGGGATCTTATGTCGTCATGCATTGAAAGTGCTGGACAAGAAAAATGTTAGAAGAATTCCATCTACATACATTCTAACTCGATGGAGCAAAGAGGCAAAAACACGAAGAATATCTTATTATCATCCGAAGACACTTAATGAAACAGAGAAGCAATCGATTGGAAGGCGATACAGCCATATATGTCGTACTTTCCGTGAAATTGCATCTGTTGCTGCTGATCATATAGAGTTGACGTTGTGCGCAAATGAAGATGCCATTCAATTGCTTAGAAAAttggaggaaaagaaaaaagaacttgtGAAAGCTAATGCATGGATGCCCCAAAGCTCAGATGTTGgacttgtggaagaagaagaagaagtagaagacaAGGAAGTTCCAAATGCACgtggaataaaaagaaaagcttctGTTGGACGACCAAAGAACCAAAAAGTTGGTCCCCATGGTCGATACTTGAATGTTCTTGAAGTAAAAAATCGACGTACATCAAAATCATCAAGTAATGatacagcaaaaaaaaagttatcatttcaggtatttgatatatattttttctttttaatatatatatatatatatatatatatattcacttattaatataattacatatatattcacttattaatataaatatatatatatatatatatatgtatattaacatttaataaaatgataaatgcTATAGGACACTACTCTTACTCCAGATACTCAATTATCTGTTACTACCACTAGTCCGACCTTACATCATGAGTCATTTATCTCACAAGTGTTCAAGGTAAACAATTCATTTTTACTATTTCTATGTTCTTaaattatttgtcatttttattattaatttgaagtCTTATATTTTGTAGGAATATGACAAGAGTTATGGTGGTCCATCTTAATGCTATGCTATACCACTTCTTTTTTCCCAAAATCATATAAAGCTATATCACTTTTCATTTTTCCTTTATGAAATCACATTTTTGCAAAAGTacattagtattattttattctagaatgatcttctttttattattttctttcaaatgcgctttttttttggcttaggCGTACATGTTTATactgataagaaaaaaaaaattgttggatcGTAGAGATGAGTAACGTCCAAAATCTGTGTTCATAATGATTTAATGAACAATACTTGTAAATACAAAAtcttcatttaaatatttgtaaaaactaaaagacaggggaccgagaaaaaaaaaatgtaaaagatgaGAGACGTCAACGACGTTAACGAcgtcaaacaaaataatacagcttttgttttatttttttaattcaatatatgGTTTAAATTTAGTCTTAGATGgcatgtttttattaattaatattagagGGGTGAACAGAGGGGTTCACTCCTAGGGgtgtgaacccaagtattgttctaatatttttagtaaTATAATCGCTTACAAATTGGTCGTTCAAAGCAtacattataatttataaatgtatttttttacaaatataatctTTTACATTATTCGAcgtatattactatttttactataaactatattatatcGATAAATATTTTTCGCGCTGTATGGCAGATCCGTTCCTAGTTAGTCTATAATCAGTAATCATTTCTCTTTGTCGATTATGATATAAATTACACATGGATGTTTTTATATTCTCTGTTTTTCAATAGCTTTTCTGATCTAGATTTAAATATCATCAAAACCGAACTAAAACTAAACCATAATTGTATCATTCAAACTAAACCAATATTGTATCATTCGAACCAAAGTCAAAACGGCtttaaatatttctataaaACTATAACTTAAACGAAATGTAATCTGGACTGCCTTAACTCATAACTGTGACTTTTGTCATTGCCTGTACTTAGGCCGCATGATAATATTGATGTATAATTGTATATCCATGTCAATATAACAAGataaccaaactaaaccgagTCAAAGATGGATTACATCCCATTCCTGTATTTGCCATACCGAAACCAAATGATTGTTACATAGTTccgaatattattattacctctCCATGTTTACTTTTCTTCCTTTACTGCTATATTATAATATggctaccaaaaaaaaacttttcttgtATAGGTCAAAAGAGGAGGCCAGGAGGGTGGTGCAGGTTGTGTAGGTTCTTAACCTGACCTTCTGTAAATGCTGTAAGCCACGGCTATGGTTGCGACAGCTGATACTGCTGCTGCTCCCAAGAGAACCTCTTCTTTCCCCATTGATCTCAACCAGTTTAGCTTCATGcatccttctttcttctctggcTCTGGAGCTTGGTCTTGGCAACACGAAACTCCGTTTGCACCTTGGCAACAACCTCCTGAGAATCCCTTCTGCACCACAGGTTCGCGTGGTTCAACTTTGTCGTTTCCGTTCGGGATTTTAAGTTCATCCTCTTTTGCAGCTTCCTCACCCTCAGTTCTGAGTCTCATTCCTCCCCTGAAACGGAAATTATCAGGgttaaacaaagaaacatagtTTTGAACGAACCTAGGCTTTTGAGAAATCAGAAAAAGGTAGGAACCTTTAAGGTCCCTTGGCAATGtttttcataaaacaaaacaatatttttagatAAAGTGACTGAATGCAGGTTTATGAGCTTCTTAGTTCGGAAGATAACAACCTCAACCAGAGTACACATTACAGGTCTCTATGCAGAAACTTGTTAACTGTTCTAGCTCTTATGCTTTAGTATCATACAGTCATACTAGTTAAGACATAATTCGGACTTGTAACATCCATTAGCAAACAACAGTTTTTGTATGTTGGAAAACAGTTGTGGTTCCAAGTTCCAACACGAGGTTATACATCTAGTGCAAGATTCACTAGACGCATTGGTGTTGGTATAAAACTTATACTGGACAAGAAGAAAAGTTTTAACAGCGACATATCTACAACTAACTAGAAACCAGAAGTTGGAAAGCATACCTGGAAAGGTTTTGAATGATTTCTCCTTTCACGATATGCTGATCAAGCATTGCAGGCACATCATCAGGAGTCACATAGCCATACCTGCATAATAGCATATATCATTTTCTGATGCATAAAAGATTACAGTTCAATTTCTTTTCTGAATTATACAAGCATGTTGAGTTTGACATTTTCTTACCAATGGCCAGACATATTTCCAGCTGAATCAGGGCTGAAGACAATCAAATTTCCAGCATACTTGTGCCCACCAATATGAGAACATGGCAACACGAAGATATTTTCTGAAAGTCCACGTGAACCTATCTCCTCCTTGAACTTCTCCATAAGAGCTGGTCCACACACTCCACATCTCTTATCCCGGCTACCATGagcacacacaaacacaaaggaACCAGTTAACTCTTCCTGAATCCCAGAGGTCCATGGTTTCCCTTTAACAAGCACATCTTCCACAAAACCATCCACATCTGTATCCTGAAGCGCCCTTTAACAATAACAACAAGAAGAGAAACATGTACAAGGATAAGTAACAAGATGGCTAAAGGATCCAAAACAATGCAAACAATGATAACAGATAAGCATCTATCAACCGAATGATCAGAAATTGGATTTTCCGATCCAAATCTCGAGTTTAAACAGCATCATCTCCACAACTTAAAGATAACAAAATCTGAGTATCTTACAGGTTTTAAATCCCTAGAAATCGAACTACTAAGCAAGAATTCAAAACCAGAAAGCCAAGTcctattcaaaaacaaaagcagGCTGAGAAAATCGGATCGCCGATGAACTTACTTGTATCTAACCATCTCCGGGAAAATCAACACATCTCCATCCGATTCACCACCACCACACACCGTCAACTTCGtctacaacaacaataacaacaaaaaaaaacattcacaaACTAAACAAGACTCTTCACACcagaaatcaaaatctcaaataaaCGCTTGTGTTGTGTTAGTTTACCTCAACTCCGAAATCAGCTTTACGATCCTTAAACGACTTAGCGAAGCGCTGAGGAAGACCTTCAGTTTCAACACGAGGAATCCAAGTCTCGTGACTCTTGTAACAAAGGAAAACATGGCGACCGTACGGCCCAACGGTACCGGCGAGCGTATCAGTGTACATCTCTTGCCGTTTAAATCCATACACCTCATCTTCCGAAACCGGCACAGCGTTGATAACGTTCTCCTCTCCTACTTCCGCCATTGAAGTCTTCTTCCACACACcaaaatctagggtttcgcAGAAGcagttttagaagaagaagaagaagaagaagaaagagagagagagttgaagaAGCGAATCGATCGAAATGAAGATGTTAATTTCGTtatcatttaaataattttctggaaattttggaaatttttatgttttaattcaTTAAATCTGAAACCAACCGTCTCTCGCAACTCCACGCCAATTGGGCCTGATGTTAAAGTGACAGGTCGGTGACTCAATCCTTCTACCAACCACGGCTGACAAAAGAGGTTCGACTTACGTGGGCTAATCACCTACCAGTCTCTCCTCGTCCGTCAAACTGATACGGTCACAGACGTTAACTATAATTAAGTGAGATGCTCTTTGAATCTTTGATTGTTTTGAAGTGTTATACGTAAAAACtactaataaaattatcaattagGAAACACCACACgtaattaaattcatttttttgcaAGCCAGTCTGACTaaatagattatttttatttaacaattagaGATTAATAGTTATAAAACTTTACATCTCTAGTTTACCATTTCTTTTAAGATTGCTTCTGTTTTTATAGATTCCTTTTAGGAAAACTAGGTATGGAgttttagtaaaataattattataaaaattctttaattaaatttatttattagattcttaaactatttaataaaaatttcaataacatacaattttttgaaaaatctttatattttatttgaaaaatatactttaaaaaataatcttaccttcacatatgattaaataaataattatcaatgctaCACAAtacacacatcaaattaaacaaatttttacgaTTAACTGCCATGAGATTACATTGCAGTCGTGTTATTTCGTTCGCTTTTATACGTAACTTTTCGTTCGCATCTTTTCAATGTAACCTTTTATATGTGTCTTTTCGTAGTAACTTttcgtaaatattttttaatttctggaaaaatgaataaatgcaaTCTACAgtcatttcttctcttcttaaccttaaaatcatatttttgtatattttatgaactATTACAACTTGTTctcttgttgtcaaatatgatatgtaaatgattatatttttaaatttctttctttttcttttttttttaaatgataaaattatgaatacattgtatataagacattataatttttttaaataattatataataaattacaaatattaaaaatattaattgaggacCATTCTTAATATGACATAATGTGACagcccgtcccgtggaccccactagctcCCCGCTAGCCGCTCCTATGGATccgcatcgatcctaacccctcaccgtggccaaaccatatattaattggttacaaaccaaaccaaattaaattaataatttatgaagatgtGAACCGGGTTGAAATTAGGTGATTAGGTTGAATCCGGTTAATTATCTCTGTAAGTTggttaaacaaacaataaaccaacCGAAACTAATAGATATAGGTAATTAGATGAGAACTATTGTTTGAGAAAGATATGGGATGAAAACTATTTATTCATGGAGATATAGATTGAGAAATATTTATCGGGAGACATCTGGGAAGTGGTCATAGATTGAGCTTTATCTGatacgatatgatagttctcATGGAGAAATATGACGTTTTccccaaaatatatcaaactgcaATAATTTTTTCACAGTGATGAAAcatcatttctaacaaattctcttttaactaatacaaatataaagaaaatttgaatacaatgataagaagttatttatataaagatttctaaagatgtgaacatttgaatagacacaactgtttgtaaaagacacaactctatattcaacagacgcaactttttagagagacacAACTGTTAAAagtttctgtcaaaaatataaaataaagaaaatttgaatataatgatgagaagtcacttatatataaatttataaagatgtgaacatttga
The sequence above is drawn from the Camelina sativa cultivar DH55 chromosome 4, Cs, whole genome shotgun sequence genome and encodes:
- the LOC104780002 gene encoding uncharacterized protein LOC104780002 gives rise to the protein MAEVGEENVINAVPVSEDEVYGFKRQEMYTDTLAGTVGPYGRHVFLCYKSHETWIPRVETEGLPQRFAKSFKDRKADFGVETKLTVCGGGESDGDVLIFPEMVRYKALQDTDVDGFVEDVLVKGKPWTSGIQEELTGSFVFVCAHGSRDKRCGVCGPALMEKFKEEIGSRGLSENIFVLPCSHIGGHKYAGNLIVFSPDSAGNMSGHWYGYVTPDDVPAMLDQHIVKGEIIQNLSRGGMRLRTEGEEAAKEDELKIPNGNDKVEPREPVVQKGFSGGCCQGANGVSCCQDQAPEPEKKEGCMKLNWLRSMGKEEVLLGAAAVSAVATIAVAYSIYRRSG
- the LOC104783627 gene encoding protein FAR1-RELATED SEQUENCE 3-like gives rise to the protein MENSYISEDFSPKEDYDSISVDTVSVSESVEKEDNIANNENYVQTEEVVILEANIESELKDELCIGMEFSSDETAHTTYQKYGGSHGFDVRKQQRTIKKEKVVRLRYVCSKEGYRKETNDEKSYSQPITRCGCNAHMTCYLQKNERYKIVSFEQNHNHDLVMTPMKHLLRGNRALSISQKQHADDAEMSGISAKANVEMMSREVGGRENLGFLAKDYQSYIYRKRMAKMEKGDARALDEDDMITNIFWAYDRSISDYNLFGDVVCFDTTYKTNEYDRPFAPFVGVNHHKQTVVFGAALLYDETIESYKWLFETFLGAMSGKQPKTILTDQCAAMANAIVKVFPETKHRLCVWHIYQNAAKKLSHVFHGAEQFAMDFSKCVYDHEEEQDWLLAWSDMLEKHKLTEDKWLKNLFELKEKWAMEVYTPEVFSLLQRQYIVIGDYVATKVSKSEMVYEYKVSYRGVAREHLVNYDAISQTIHCGCMKFSFAGILCRHALKVLDKKNVRRIPSTYILTRWSKEAKTRRISYYHPKTLNETEKQSIGRRYSHICRTFREIASVAADHIELTLCANEDAIQLLRKLEEKKKELVKANAWMPQSSDVGLVEEEEEVEDKEVPNARGIKRKASVGRPKNQKVGPHGRYLNVLEDTTLTPDTQLSVTTTSPTLHHESFISQVFKEYDKSYGGPS